A DNA window from Caulobacter mirabilis contains the following coding sequences:
- a CDS encoding NAD(P)H-binding protein — translation MTQSSPRLLVTGAGGHLGRRVVELLLDAGADVIATSRDVAKLADLAARGAEIRSADFDDPASLEAAFAGADRLLLVSTDALAEPGRRLAQHRAAVAAAAKVGVKHLLYTSAPSPQPQAEGGVLDDHFWTEQAIVETGLDWTLLRHALYADLLLGSGPQAIASGKLFSATRGRGRSYVTREDCARADAAALLTATGREIIDVTGPAQVTQDQIAALLSELSGKPVAHVDLDAQALVSGLAAAGLPPFVVDMLAAFDAQTAAGYHEVITDAVERFGGRAPQTLRSFLEANRAALAV, via the coding sequence ATGACCCAATCCTCTCCCCGCCTGCTGGTCACCGGCGCCGGCGGTCATCTCGGCCGCCGCGTCGTCGAACTGCTGCTCGACGCCGGCGCCGACGTGATCGCGACCAGCCGCGACGTCGCCAAGCTGGCGGACCTGGCCGCGCGCGGCGCTGAAATCCGCAGCGCCGACTTCGACGACCCGGCCTCGCTGGAGGCCGCCTTCGCGGGCGCCGACCGCCTGCTGCTCGTCAGCACCGATGCGCTCGCCGAGCCCGGTCGTCGCCTGGCCCAGCATCGCGCCGCCGTCGCGGCGGCGGCGAAGGTCGGGGTCAAGCACCTCCTCTACACCTCGGCGCCTTCGCCCCAGCCGCAGGCCGAAGGCGGAGTTCTCGACGACCATTTCTGGACCGAGCAGGCGATCGTCGAGACCGGCCTCGACTGGACCCTCCTGCGCCACGCCCTCTATGCCGACCTGCTGTTGGGAAGCGGACCGCAGGCCATCGCCTCGGGCAAGCTGTTCAGCGCCACACGAGGTCGCGGTCGATCCTACGTGACGCGTGAGGACTGCGCCCGCGCCGACGCCGCCGCGTTGCTGACGGCGACCGGACGCGAGATCATCGACGTTACGGGACCGGCCCAGGTGACTCAGGACCAAATCGCGGCGCTGCTGTCCGAGCTCTCGGGCAAGCCGGTCGCCCATGTCGATCTCGACGCGCAGGCGCTGGTCTCGGGCCTGGCGGCGGCCGGTCTGCCGCCGTTCGTCGTCGACATGCTGGCGGCCTTCGACGCCCAGACCGCGGCTGGCTACCACGAGGTGATCACCGACGCCGTCGAGCGGTTCGGCGGTCGCGCGCCCCAGACTCTGCGCAGCTTCCTGGAGGCGAACCGCGCGGCGCTGGCGGTCTAG
- a CDS encoding hydrogen peroxide-inducible genes activator yields MLPTLRQLQYLKLLSEHGSFSRAAEAAHVTQPTLSAGIAELEKILGAPVVDRARSGVILTAAGEEAVRRARLILDQAEDLVQAAQGAGQPLSGRFRLGVIPTVAPFLLPKALPALRERFPKLRLFLREDLTHRLIASLRAGALDAALIALPYDMTGLNWAHVEHDELLAAVPDGHPILDKDRKINPESLAPSDLILLEDGHCLRDHALAACGLEPPKASDEETFAATSLPTLVQMVGSGLGVSFLPAMAVEAGLAQHVPVTIRPLAAEHPSREIVVAWRAGSSRANEGRLLAETLRGV; encoded by the coding sequence ATGCTCCCGACGCTGCGCCAACTGCAATATCTGAAGCTGCTCTCCGAGCATGGCTCCTTCAGCCGCGCGGCCGAAGCGGCGCACGTGACACAACCGACCCTCTCGGCCGGCATCGCCGAGCTGGAGAAGATCCTCGGGGCGCCGGTCGTGGACCGCGCCCGCTCCGGCGTGATCCTGACCGCCGCCGGCGAGGAGGCCGTTCGGCGCGCCCGGCTCATCCTCGACCAGGCGGAAGACCTGGTGCAGGCGGCGCAGGGCGCCGGCCAGCCGCTGAGCGGGCGGTTCCGGTTGGGCGTGATTCCGACGGTCGCGCCCTTCCTGCTGCCCAAGGCCCTGCCGGCGCTGCGCGAGCGTTTTCCCAAGCTGCGGCTGTTCCTGCGCGAAGACCTGACCCATCGCCTGATCGCCTCGTTGCGGGCCGGGGCGCTGGACGCGGCGCTGATCGCCCTGCCCTACGACATGACCGGCCTCAATTGGGCCCATGTCGAGCACGACGAACTCCTGGCCGCCGTTCCGGACGGCCACCCGATCCTCGACAAGGACCGGAAGATCAATCCCGAGAGCCTGGCCCCGTCCGACCTGATCCTGCTCGAGGATGGCCACTGCCTGCGCGACCACGCCCTGGCCGCCTGCGGGCTGGAGCCGCCCAAGGCCAGCGACGAGGAGACCTTCGCGGCCACCTCGCTTCCGACGCTGGTGCAGATGGTGGGTTCAGGTCTGGGCGTCTCGTTCCTGCCGGCCATGGCCGTCGAGGCGGGCCTGGCCCAGCATGTGCCCGTGACCATCCGGCCCCTCGCGGCCGAGCATCCCAGCCGCGAGATCGTGGTCGCCTGGCGAGCCGGTTCCAGCCGGGCGAACGAAGGCCGCCTGCTGGCCGAGACGCTGCGGGGCGTGTGA
- a CDS encoding prolyl oligopeptidase family serine peptidase, with protein sequence MTAAAFSASAQTSGSTPARTPADPFQWMEEIEGAKPLAWARAENDRSLPVLQNDPRYKDLNDKALAIVNAKDRVPGVGFSGDGKLSNFWQDATHVRGVWRKTTLDSYRTADPVWETVLDVDALAKAEGKNWVYKGASCLSPDDRHCLVVLSDGGKDAMVYREFDSVTKTFVAGGFEAPEGKQNVTWLDKDTLLIAREWEPGTLTKSSYPYVLKVWKRGTPLAEAKEVFRGKVEDVMVTPFVLRDPDGKVQAAMVSRAVSFFETETYLLTDKGTVKLPFPLKSGIQGLVQGKLVFTLEQDWAEHGLKQGDLAAFDLAALKADPAKAHPTLILRPAANQAIEGTNITRNKLVVTLNEDVKGKALVFTPGADGWTSKPLDLPANATIGIGSASETDDRVWITVTNYLTPTTYWLADAATGKLETIKASPARFDASKHVVEQFFATSKDGTKVPYFVVRPKDLKYDGQAPTLLYAYGGFQVSLTPSYSGSVGKLWLERGGVYVVANIRGGGEYGPAWHQAGLESNRQKVYDDFFAVSEDLIARKITSPRRLGIMGGSNGGLLMGVALTQRPDLYNAVVVQVPLFDMLNYTSMGAGASWVGEYGDPAKPDERAWIAKYDPYSNLKAGQKYPRAFIETSTKDDRVHPAHARKAAARLKALGYDYLYYENIDGGHSAAANLNETARRNALEFTYLSQQLMD encoded by the coding sequence ATGACCGCCGCCGCCTTTTCCGCGTCCGCCCAGACTTCCGGCTCGACGCCTGCCCGCACCCCCGCCGATCCCTTCCAGTGGATGGAGGAGATCGAGGGAGCCAAGCCGCTTGCCTGGGCCCGCGCCGAGAACGACCGCTCGCTGCCGGTTCTGCAGAACGATCCTCGCTACAAGGATCTGAACGACAAGGCGCTGGCCATCGTCAACGCCAAGGACCGGGTGCCCGGCGTCGGATTCTCGGGCGACGGCAAGCTGAGCAACTTCTGGCAGGACGCCACGCATGTGCGCGGCGTCTGGCGCAAGACCACGCTCGACAGCTACCGGACGGCCGATCCGGTGTGGGAAACCGTCCTGGACGTCGACGCCCTGGCCAAGGCCGAGGGCAAGAACTGGGTCTACAAGGGCGCCAGCTGCCTGTCGCCGGACGATCGCCACTGCCTGGTCGTCCTGTCGGACGGCGGCAAGGACGCGATGGTCTATCGCGAGTTCGACAGCGTGACGAAGACCTTCGTCGCCGGCGGTTTCGAGGCGCCGGAAGGCAAGCAGAACGTCACCTGGCTCGACAAGGACACCCTGCTGATCGCCCGCGAGTGGGAGCCGGGGACCCTCACCAAGTCCAGCTATCCCTATGTGTTGAAGGTTTGGAAGCGCGGAACGCCGCTGGCCGAGGCCAAGGAGGTCTTCCGGGGCAAGGTCGAGGACGTGATGGTCACGCCCTTCGTGCTGCGCGATCCCGACGGCAAGGTCCAGGCGGCGATGGTCAGTCGCGCCGTCAGCTTCTTCGAGACCGAGACCTACCTGCTCACGGACAAGGGAACCGTGAAGCTGCCCTTCCCGCTGAAGAGCGGGATCCAGGGTCTGGTCCAAGGCAAGCTGGTCTTCACCCTCGAACAGGACTGGGCCGAGCATGGCCTCAAGCAGGGCGACCTGGCGGCCTTCGACCTGGCCGCGCTCAAGGCCGACCCGGCCAAGGCGCATCCGACGCTGATCCTGCGACCGGCGGCGAACCAGGCGATCGAGGGAACCAACATCACCCGCAACAAGCTGGTGGTCACCTTGAACGAGGACGTCAAGGGCAAGGCGCTGGTGTTCACGCCGGGCGCGGACGGCTGGACCAGCAAGCCGCTGGATCTGCCGGCCAACGCCACGATCGGCATCGGTTCGGCGTCGGAGACCGACGACCGCGTCTGGATCACCGTGACCAACTACCTGACGCCGACCACCTACTGGCTGGCGGATGCGGCGACCGGCAAGCTGGAGACGATCAAGGCCTCCCCGGCCCGCTTCGACGCCAGCAAACACGTCGTCGAGCAGTTCTTCGCCACCTCCAAGGACGGGACCAAGGTGCCGTACTTCGTCGTTCGCCCGAAGGATCTGAAGTATGACGGCCAGGCTCCGACGTTGCTCTACGCCTACGGCGGGTTCCAGGTTTCGCTGACCCCCAGCTACTCGGGTTCGGTCGGCAAGCTGTGGCTCGAGCGAGGCGGCGTCTATGTCGTGGCCAATATCCGCGGCGGCGGCGAGTACGGCCCGGCATGGCACCAGGCCGGCCTCGAGTCCAACCGGCAGAAGGTCTACGACGACTTCTTCGCGGTGTCGGAAGACCTGATCGCCCGCAAGATCACCAGCCCGCGCCGGCTCGGGATCATGGGCGGCAGCAACGGCGGCCTGTTGATGGGCGTGGCCCTGACCCAGCGGCCGGACCTCTACAACGCCGTCGTGGTGCAGGTGCCGCTGTTCGACATGCTGAACTACACCAGCATGGGCGCGGGCGCCTCCTGGGTCGGCGAGTACGGTGATCCGGCCAAGCCTGACGAACGCGCCTGGATCGCGAAGTACGACCCCTACTCGAACCTGAAGGCGGGCCAGAAGTATCCGCGCGCCTTCATCGAGACCTCGACCAAGGACGACCGGGTGCACCCGGCGCATGCCCGCAAGGCTGCCGCTCGCCTCAAGGCGCTCGGCTACGATTATCTCTATTACGAGAACATCGACGGCGGGCACTCCGCGGCGGCAAACCTCAACGAGACGGCCCGGCGAAACGCCCTGGAGTTCACCTATCTCAGCCAGCAGCTGATGGACTGA
- a CDS encoding TonB-dependent receptor plug domain-containing protein, translating to MRKTALFALAALTPLAFAAQALAADGAIATAADAPTNVEALIVTGEITYRNRTEDAAPVLSYDQEYFQRFEPVSAGDAMKRVPSVTFLSDVLESDGARLRGLDPGYTQILINGEKVPGALADRSFFVDRIPAELLDRIEIIRAPSANRSGDAVAGALNIVLRDALTLNGGYVRGGVTRYNDDKFAGNAGVYWGGEVGPGRLLIGANVQGRRAPKEKTSWRYKTPGGALDNIEVQTDVRDGTDYSFNASYDVAVGGGDLTLEGFFVRTDRLQDEDSLEYRGGIRDNANLLTANDNDLDILTDSWSLRGKYVRDMFGGRSKFKLGYSELKDDQFEFEQELEFLRDAAPFPDADRFTRDETRTDLKDSELSAELEHERDIGFGKLSFGVQYVDKSRDNLVTERRNRFNVANGVNGGFAYPAPTGSWTDQGFGKVAIEETRIDPYVMLNGKTDLVTWEVGLRYETTDTKITDDSGGVGAADRVTENDYAFLLPSANFKFRAGDNGRINLSVGRTVRRPNFDSLQPILLKDEYGDDQDFIGNPNLKPETAWGLDLGYERRLPGRGVAGVNVFYRQISDLIEEDLLSVDRTDPAAVKRVYTSKNVGDGKVWGVEFDLSTPLTFIGLENTGVFLNYSWLDSDINDRYGSRRFNSQSNYVFNVGFIQDLPSWEAAFGVTYRKQGNAWSRITLEEVRTEYGGDLEMFIEKRIGERLVVRLTGQNLLDSSKDEVFDKFGSIQDQIDRKHDEYEIETEKAGPVFQLTARYAF from the coding sequence ATGAGGAAGACCGCGCTGTTCGCGCTGGCGGCGCTCACGCCGCTGGCCTTCGCCGCCCAGGCGCTGGCCGCCGACGGGGCGATCGCCACCGCCGCCGACGCTCCGACCAATGTCGAGGCGTTGATCGTCACCGGCGAGATCACCTATCGCAACCGCACCGAAGACGCGGCGCCGGTCCTCTCCTACGACCAGGAGTACTTCCAGCGGTTCGAGCCGGTCTCGGCCGGCGATGCGATGAAGCGCGTGCCCAGCGTGACCTTCCTGTCGGACGTCCTGGAATCGGACGGCGCCCGCCTGCGCGGCCTGGACCCGGGCTACACCCAGATCCTGATCAACGGCGAGAAGGTGCCCGGCGCCCTGGCCGACCGGTCCTTCTTCGTCGACCGCATTCCGGCCGAACTGCTCGACCGGATCGAGATCATCCGCGCGCCGTCGGCCAACCGCAGCGGCGACGCCGTCGCCGGCGCCCTGAACATCGTGCTGCGCGACGCCCTGACCCTGAACGGCGGCTACGTCCGCGGCGGCGTCACGCGCTACAACGACGACAAGTTCGCCGGTAACGCCGGCGTCTACTGGGGCGGCGAAGTCGGCCCCGGCCGCCTGCTGATCGGCGCCAACGTCCAGGGCCGCCGCGCGCCCAAGGAAAAGACCAGCTGGCGCTACAAGACGCCGGGCGGCGCGCTGGACAACATCGAGGTCCAGACCGACGTCCGCGACGGCACCGACTACTCGTTTAACGCCAGCTACGACGTCGCCGTCGGCGGCGGCGACCTGACCCTGGAAGGCTTCTTCGTCCGCACCGATCGCCTGCAGGACGAGGACTCCCTGGAGTACCGCGGCGGCATCCGCGACAACGCCAACCTGCTCACCGCCAACGACAACGACCTCGACATCCTGACCGACAGCTGGTCGCTCCGCGGCAAGTACGTCCGCGACATGTTCGGCGGCCGCTCCAAGTTCAAGCTGGGCTACTCGGAACTGAAGGACGACCAGTTCGAGTTCGAGCAGGAGCTGGAGTTCCTGCGCGACGCGGCGCCGTTCCCCGACGCCGACCGCTTCACCCGCGACGAAACCAGGACCGACCTCAAGGACAGCGAGCTCAGCGCCGAACTCGAGCATGAGCGTGACATCGGCTTCGGAAAGCTGTCGTTCGGCGTTCAGTACGTCGACAAGAGCCGCGACAACCTGGTCACCGAGCGCCGCAACCGCTTCAACGTCGCCAACGGCGTCAACGGCGGGTTCGCCTATCCCGCGCCGACGGGCTCGTGGACCGACCAGGGCTTCGGCAAGGTCGCCATCGAGGAGACCCGGATCGACCCCTATGTGATGCTGAACGGCAAGACCGACCTGGTCACCTGGGAAGTCGGCCTGCGCTACGAGACCACCGACACCAAGATCACTGACGACAGCGGCGGCGTCGGGGCGGCCGACCGGGTCACCGAGAACGACTACGCCTTCCTCCTGCCGTCGGCGAACTTCAAGTTCCGTGCGGGCGACAACGGCCGCATCAACCTCTCGGTCGGCCGCACCGTGCGTCGCCCGAACTTCGACTCGCTGCAGCCGATCCTGCTCAAGGACGAGTACGGCGACGACCAGGACTTCATCGGCAATCCGAACCTGAAGCCCGAGACCGCCTGGGGCCTGGACCTCGGTTACGAGCGCCGGCTGCCCGGCCGCGGCGTCGCCGGCGTCAACGTCTTCTACCGCCAGATCTCCGACCTGATTGAAGAAGACCTGCTGAGCGTCGACAGGACCGATCCGGCCGCCGTCAAGCGCGTCTACACCTCGAAGAACGTCGGCGACGGCAAGGTCTGGGGCGTGGAGTTCGACCTGTCGACCCCCCTCACCTTCATCGGCCTGGAAAACACCGGCGTGTTCCTGAACTACAGCTGGCTCGATAGCGACATCAATGATCGCTACGGCAGCCGCAGGTTCAACAGCCAGTCCAACTACGTGTTCAACGTCGGCTTCATCCAGGATCTGCCCAGCTGGGAGGCCGCCTTCGGCGTGACCTACCGCAAGCAGGGCAACGCCTGGAGCCGGATCACGCTCGAGGAGGTGCGCACCGAGTACGGCGGCGACCTGGAGATGTTCATCGAGAAGCGCATCGGCGAGCGCCTGGTCGTCCGCCTGACCGGCCAGAACCTGCTCGACTCCTCCAAGGACGAGGTCTTCGACAAGTTCGGCTCGATCCAGGACCAGATCGACCGCAAGCACGACGAATACGAGATCGAGACCGAGAAGGCCGGTCCGGTGTTCCAGCTGACCGCCCGCTACGCATTCTAG
- a CDS encoding winged helix-turn-helix transcriptional regulator has protein sequence MSAAETLTRSLNAWKGQTFDAARCPVRDVIDHLGDKWSTLLIMVLADGPQRFSAIRRAVPDISQRMLTQTLRDLERDGLIEREVFPTKPPSVEYRLSPLGRTLLDPLAALVGWAEGAHPQIVRARTAYDQVA, from the coding sequence ATGTCCGCCGCCGAGACGCTCACCCGCAGCCTCAACGCCTGGAAGGGCCAGACCTTCGACGCGGCGCGCTGTCCGGTGCGCGACGTCATCGACCACCTGGGCGACAAGTGGAGCACCCTGCTGATCATGGTGCTGGCCGACGGCCCGCAGCGCTTCAGCGCCATCCGCCGCGCCGTGCCCGACATCTCGCAACGCATGCTCACCCAGACCCTGCGCGACCTCGAGCGTGACGGCCTGATCGAACGAGAGGTGTTTCCGACCAAGCCGCCGAGCGTCGAATATCGCCTGTCGCCGCTGGGTCGCACCCTGCTCGATCCCCTGGCCGCCCTGGTCGGCTGGGCGGAGGGCGCTCACCCCCAGATCGTACGCGCCCGGACCGCCTACGATCAGGTCGCCTGA
- a CDS encoding glutamate racemase, giving the protein MSIGVFDSGVGGLTVHRALVERFPQADFVYLADQANAPYGGRPGEEIVELTKAGCIRLFDAGASLVVLACNTASAIALRRLQQTWLPGYRRETGRSLNVLGIIVPTIEAATGLPWEHEADRRDEQVQKVDILGVFSTPGTANSRVFEIEIDKRKQDLAVFSEPCPNLARLIEQDASRDVLRTEVEGHVKVLKSRVGRHPDRAVLGCTHYEIIADLFRDALPDGTPLIHQPGATADALARYFERHPEYIAGAGGERRFLTTGTPGEQNGLVATFWGAPLRFEAA; this is encoded by the coding sequence ATGTCCATCGGCGTCTTCGATTCCGGAGTCGGGGGCCTCACGGTCCACCGCGCGCTCGTCGAGCGCTTCCCGCAGGCTGACTTCGTCTATCTGGCGGACCAGGCCAACGCGCCCTACGGAGGCCGGCCCGGCGAGGAGATCGTCGAGCTGACCAAGGCCGGCTGCATCCGCCTGTTCGACGCGGGCGCCAGCCTGGTCGTGCTGGCCTGCAACACCGCTTCGGCCATCGCCCTGCGCCGCCTGCAGCAGACCTGGCTGCCCGGCTATCGCCGCGAGACCGGCCGTTCGCTGAACGTGCTCGGCATCATCGTGCCGACCATCGAGGCGGCCACCGGCCTGCCCTGGGAGCACGAGGCGGATCGACGCGACGAGCAGGTGCAGAAGGTCGACATCCTGGGCGTCTTCTCCACTCCGGGCACAGCCAACAGCCGGGTGTTCGAGATCGAGATCGACAAGCGCAAGCAGGACCTGGCCGTCTTCTCCGAGCCCTGCCCGAACCTGGCCCGGCTGATCGAGCAGGACGCCTCGCGCGACGTGCTCCGGACCGAAGTCGAAGGGCATGTGAAGGTGCTGAAGAGCCGCGTCGGCCGCCACCCGGACCGGGCGGTGCTGGGCTGCACCCACTACGAGATCATCGCCGATCTGTTCCGCGACGCCCTGCCCGACGGCACGCCGCTGATCCACCAGCCCGGCGCCACCGCCGACGCGCTGGCCCGCTACTTCGAGCGGCACCCGGAGTACATCGCCGGCGCCGGCGGCGAGCGCCGTTTCCTGACCACGGGGACACCCGGCGAACAGAACGGCCTGGTTGCGACCTTCTGGGGCGCCCCCTTGCGGTTCGAGGCGGCCTGA
- a CDS encoding PadR family transcriptional regulator, which translates to MHRHHGFHHHEHHRWGRHGWGGHHMRGGGRGGRFGRFFDHGDLKLVILRLIADKPRHGYEIIKEIEEQAGGAYSPSPGVVYPTLTWLEEMGFVTAADAPGGRKLYTATPEGEAHLAANEAQASGIFQRMAEAAASSAAFSPQILRARENLRTALKLKTTGGSLSKEQIATICDALDAAAAAVERA; encoded by the coding sequence ATGCATCGCCATCATGGCTTTCATCATCACGAACATCACCGCTGGGGCCGTCACGGCTGGGGCGGACATCACATGCGCGGCGGCGGCCGCGGCGGGCGGTTCGGCCGCTTCTTCGACCACGGCGACCTGAAACTGGTCATCCTGCGCCTGATCGCCGACAAGCCGCGCCACGGCTACGAGATCATCAAGGAGATCGAGGAGCAGGCCGGCGGCGCCTATTCGCCCAGCCCGGGCGTGGTCTATCCGACCCTGACCTGGCTCGAGGAAATGGGCTTCGTCACCGCCGCCGACGCGCCGGGCGGCCGCAAGCTCTACACCGCCACGCCGGAAGGCGAGGCGCACCTGGCCGCCAATGAGGCCCAGGCCAGCGGCATCTTCCAGCGCATGGCCGAAGCGGCGGCCTCCAGCGCCGCCTTCTCGCCGCAGATCCTGCGGGCCCGCGAGAACCTGCGCACCGCCCTGAAGCTGAAGACCACCGGCGGATCGCTGTCCAAGGAGCAGATCGCGACCATCTGCGACGCCCTGGACGCCGCCGCCGCCGCCGTGGAGCGCGCCTGA
- a CDS encoding DUF2218 domain-containing protein: MQSIASVSTAHAARYMTQLCKHWAHKFPVTFDEASGRIELPLGLCRLTVGPGVLGVVLEAADDAGLLRLEDVVADHVNRFAHREGELAFAWTRTA, encoded by the coding sequence ATGCAGAGCATCGCCAGCGTCTCCACGGCCCACGCGGCCCGGTACATGACTCAGCTGTGCAAACACTGGGCGCACAAGTTCCCGGTGACGTTCGACGAGGCGTCGGGACGGATCGAGCTGCCGCTCGGTCTGTGCCGGCTCACCGTCGGCCCCGGCGTCCTCGGCGTCGTGCTGGAGGCGGCGGATGACGCCGGTCTGCTCCGGCTGGAGGACGTCGTCGCCGACCATGTGAACCGTTTCGCCCATCGCGAGGGCGAGCTGGCGTTCGCCTGGACCCGGACCGCCTGA
- a CDS encoding SRPBCC family protein, with protein MRAAFVLSAFALALAAPAQAEVKSAEGAVVRIENRVTVAAPPDKVYAALGEIGKWWNGQHSYTGDAANMTVALEPGACFCERFPKGGGVKHGEVVLAWPGQMLRIDAALGPLQDEGAAGALTFSLKKTEAGTEVVQTYNVGGLRPEMVKNAPLFDMVVGEQLKRFKAYVETGKPQ; from the coding sequence ATGCGTGCAGCGTTCGTCCTGTCGGCCTTCGCGCTCGCGCTCGCCGCACCCGCCCAGGCGGAAGTGAAGTCGGCCGAGGGCGCCGTCGTGCGCATCGAGAACCGCGTCACGGTCGCCGCGCCGCCGGACAAGGTCTACGCCGCGCTCGGCGAGATCGGGAAGTGGTGGAACGGCCAGCACAGCTACACGGGCGACGCCGCCAACATGACCGTCGCGCTGGAGCCCGGCGCCTGCTTCTGCGAGCGCTTTCCGAAGGGCGGCGGCGTGAAACACGGCGAGGTCGTCCTCGCCTGGCCGGGTCAGATGCTGCGCATCGACGCCGCTCTCGGGCCGCTACAGGACGAGGGCGCGGCCGGCGCCCTGACCTTCAGCCTGAAGAAGACCGAAGCCGGAACCGAGGTGGTCCAGACCTACAACGTCGGGGGGCTACGGCCGGAGATGGTCAAGAACGCGCCGCTCTTCGACATGGTCGTCGGCGAACAGCTGAAACGCTTCAAGGCCTATGTGGAGACCGGCAAGCCTCAATAG